From Novosphingobium decolorationis, one genomic window encodes:
- a CDS encoding tyrosine-type recombinase/integrase has product MTQLAPLITGFLRDYMPNQRGYSPQTCETYAFSFKLLFDFAAKRLRTRPSRLAIEDLDAPMIVAFLTHIERDRGNSVSSRNLRLAAVKAFMRYVEYRVPSALEQIGRIHAIPVKRHDQKLIRHLTMEEVRAILNAPDVTTRSGVRDRAMLHLCFAGGLRVSELVGTLTANLSLQQGASVTIRGKGRKERCLPLWKETARDLRAWLSVRGNVPVPELFVNARGEPMTRAGFEYVLDKHVRKAAETCASLRGRRVSPHQLRHSCAVIMLQATHDIRKVALWLGHADIRTTEVYLRMDPSEKLEAVEAVVPPELRRGRFKAGDALIASLLSDVEGPT; this is encoded by the coding sequence ATGACGCAACTCGCTCCGCTCATCACCGGCTTCCTGCGCGATTACATGCCCAATCAGCGAGGCTACAGCCCTCAGACCTGCGAGACCTATGCCTTCAGCTTCAAGCTGCTGTTCGACTTCGCCGCTAAACGGTTGCGAACCCGGCCGTCGCGGCTTGCGATCGAGGATCTCGATGCGCCGATGATCGTCGCGTTCCTGACGCATATCGAGCGGGATCGTGGCAACAGCGTCTCCTCCCGCAACCTGAGGCTCGCCGCCGTCAAGGCGTTCATGCGCTATGTCGAGTACCGGGTGCCGTCGGCCCTGGAGCAGATTGGCAGGATCCATGCGATCCCGGTCAAACGCCACGATCAGAAGCTCATCCGTCATCTGACGATGGAGGAGGTTCGCGCGATCCTCAATGCTCCCGATGTTACGACCCGATCCGGCGTGCGAGATCGGGCGATGTTGCATCTGTGCTTTGCTGGCGGCTTGCGGGTCTCCGAACTGGTCGGGACCCTGACCGCAAACCTCTCGCTCCAGCAAGGCGCGAGCGTGACGATCCGGGGAAAGGGCCGCAAGGAACGCTGCCTGCCGCTCTGGAAGGAAACCGCGCGCGATCTTCGGGCGTGGCTCAGTGTCAGGGGCAATGTTCCCGTACCGGAACTGTTCGTCAACGCCCGAGGCGAGCCGATGACCCGAGCAGGCTTCGAATATGTCCTCGACAAGCACGTCCGCAAAGCGGCCGAGACCTGCGCATCGCTGCGTGGTCGTCGCGTCTCTCCACATCAGCTCCGGCATAGCTGTGCCGTGATCATGCTGCAGGCCACCCACGACATCCGGAAGGTCGCACTCTGGCTCGGCCATGCCGATATCCGCACCACCGAGGTCTATCTGCGCATGGATCCCTCCGAGAAGCTGGAAGCGGTCGAGGCGGTCGTTCCTCCGGAGCTGAGGCGCGGCCGGTTCAAGGCGGGGGACGCGTTGATCGCATCCTTGCTCTCCGACGTGGAAGGGCCAACCTGA
- a CDS encoding tyrosine-type recombinase/integrase, with translation MLRDATDRYIALRRTLGYKLVKTERHLRAYSDFATNRGETHIQATTVLRWLETVAGTPNTRARRMSEIVLFARFLHAEDPRHDIPRADLPRSQARPVPYIYTPDEIARILDAAGSLRYQKPNPLRRQLYVMLFGLIAATGLRVCEALGLKLDDIQPGGVLHIRETKFRKSRLVPLHATVIEALDRYLALRRQYASESPWLFTSVQHREMCHTTVNYTFRCVLRRAGIAPERRRQPRIHDLRHTFATRVLEQCGAERRAVARHFVALSTYLGHADVRNTYWYLETTPELMADIATAAEMLVGESAT, from the coding sequence ATGTTGAGGGACGCCACCGACCGCTATATCGCTTTGCGTCGCACGCTCGGCTACAAGCTGGTCAAGACCGAGCGGCATCTTCGTGCCTACTCGGACTTTGCCACCAACCGCGGCGAAACTCATATCCAGGCAACAACGGTTCTTCGATGGCTCGAAACAGTCGCCGGCACCCCGAACACGCGGGCCCGGCGGATGTCGGAGATCGTTCTGTTCGCGCGCTTCCTCCACGCCGAGGATCCCCGCCATGACATCCCGCGCGCTGACTTGCCACGAAGCCAGGCCCGTCCCGTTCCCTACATCTACACGCCGGACGAGATCGCCCGGATTCTCGATGCGGCCGGCAGTCTGAGGTATCAGAAGCCCAATCCCCTGAGGCGTCAGCTCTACGTCATGCTGTTCGGGCTGATCGCAGCAACCGGGCTACGCGTCTGTGAGGCGCTCGGGCTCAAGCTGGACGATATCCAGCCGGGCGGCGTGTTGCATATCCGCGAGACCAAGTTCCGGAAAAGCCGGCTCGTGCCGCTGCATGCGACGGTCATCGAGGCACTCGATCGCTATCTTGCGCTTCGTCGTCAATATGCATCCGAAAGTCCCTGGCTGTTCACGTCCGTCCAGCATCGCGAGATGTGCCACACCACCGTGAACTATACGTTCCGCTGCGTCCTGCGCCGCGCGGGGATTGCGCCGGAGCGAAGGCGGCAACCCCGCATCCATGATCTTCGCCATACCTTCGCGACACGGGTGCTGGAGCAATGCGGCGCCGAGCGTCGTGCGGTCGCCCGGCACTTCGTCGCCTTGTCGACCTATCTGGGTCATGCCGATGTCCGGAACACCTACTGGTATCTGGAAACGACGCCGGAGTTGATGGCGGATATCGCCACGGCTGCGGAAATGCTGGTCGGGGAGAGCGCCACATGA
- a CDS encoding tyrosine-type recombinase/integrase has translation MAKRKRRHRRSVDVRINWLQPHAEGFKDWLDDRNYSPATIIEVVRLLALWADWVRAKGFELETLDAGLAASASVFRGSKKARAPQGAAKLFITYLRNEGVLPPAHEPSLEENWPELAAFRHWMREQRGIMDSTLDTYQQTLTDLLAALGTDPAAYTATAIRDFVLERAKPHGIGRARGITVATRAYLKYLVAIGHCPIGREHAVPTFASWQLATVPRFLGQADIDRLLASCEDKVRLRDRAIILLLARLGLRASEVANLTFGDFDWKNGLLKLSGKSRREEHLPLTQEVGDAILAYIKQGRPRIATTRMFLTETAPIRPVGRIAVKCLVRRALDRAKIDSAHRGAHMLRHSAATAMLRNGASLAGVGTVLRHRSPSVTALYAKVDIGLLSEIAQPWGGRLPC, from the coding sequence ATGGCAAAACGGAAACGCAGGCATCGCCGGAGCGTCGATGTCCGGATCAATTGGCTACAACCGCATGCCGAGGGCTTCAAAGACTGGCTCGACGATCGGAATTACTCGCCGGCAACGATTATCGAGGTGGTGCGCCTGCTCGCATTGTGGGCCGATTGGGTCCGCGCGAAGGGCTTTGAACTCGAAACGCTCGACGCGGGCCTTGCCGCCTCGGCGTCGGTGTTCCGGGGCAGCAAGAAGGCTCGCGCACCGCAGGGCGCCGCCAAGCTGTTCATCACCTATCTGCGTAATGAAGGCGTTCTTCCGCCGGCGCACGAACCGTCGCTCGAGGAAAACTGGCCGGAACTCGCCGCCTTCCGGCATTGGATGCGGGAGCAACGCGGCATCATGGATTCCACGCTCGACACCTATCAGCAAACCCTGACCGATCTGCTTGCGGCACTTGGAACCGATCCGGCTGCCTACACGGCCACAGCGATACGCGACTTCGTGCTGGAGCGGGCCAAACCACACGGGATCGGGCGCGCACGGGGCATCACCGTTGCGACACGCGCCTACCTCAAATACCTCGTGGCGATCGGACACTGCCCGATCGGACGGGAGCATGCGGTTCCGACCTTCGCAAGCTGGCAATTGGCGACGGTGCCCCGCTTCCTCGGGCAAGCCGATATCGATCGCCTGCTCGCCTCGTGTGAGGACAAGGTCCGATTACGTGACCGCGCGATCATCCTCCTGCTTGCCCGCCTGGGGTTGAGAGCGAGCGAAGTCGCCAATCTCACCTTCGGCGACTTCGACTGGAAGAACGGTCTGCTGAAGCTGTCCGGCAAGAGCCGCCGGGAGGAACACCTGCCGCTCACACAGGAGGTTGGCGACGCCATTCTGGCCTATATCAAGCAGGGACGGCCCCGAATTGCGACGACGCGCATGTTCCTGACCGAAACAGCGCCGATCAGACCCGTCGGCCGTATCGCGGTGAAATGCCTGGTACGGCGCGCCCTCGACCGGGCGAAGATCGACAGTGCGCATCGCGGTGCTCACATGCTTCGGCATTCCGCTGCGACCGCGATGCTGCGCAACGGTGCGAGCCTTGCCGGCGTCGGCACGGTGTTGCGGCACCGTTCGCCATCTGTCACCGCGCTCTATGCCAAGGTAGATATCGGCCTGCTGTCGGAGATCGCCCAGCCCTGGGGCGGGAGGCTGCCATGTTGA
- a CDS encoding transcriptional regulator domain-containing protein, which produces MSEEESWRSEAAYDYVDKLTTSELAWEFLRRNPDYRASFQRLLSSGRLTDETATAFAHQWGLSFRSRPKHHGARSADLLDPPSRSGGDHSPRRSRSIRPTSFHR; this is translated from the coding sequence ATGTCCGAGGAAGAAAGTTGGCGGTCTGAGGCTGCGTATGACTATGTTGATAAGCTTACGACTAGCGAACTCGCGTGGGAATTTCTCAGGCGAAACCCGGATTATAGGGCGAGCTTTCAAAGATTACTGTCCTCTGGGCGATTAACCGACGAGACAGCGACAGCCTTTGCGCATCAATGGGGGTTGTCTTTTCGCAGCAGACCCAAGCATCACGGGGCTCGCTCAGCCGATCTTCTGGACCCCCCAAGCCGATCCGGCGGCGATCATTCTCCAAGGCGGTCCCGCAGTATCCGGCCAACCTCATTTCACCGTTGA
- a CDS encoding helix-turn-helix domain-containing protein, whose amino-acid sequence MITARQSRAARALLGWTQETLADRARVSLTALKRLESESGLEVYESTRDEVRRAFEGGGIVFLNSDQGVGVMLVSRKRDD is encoded by the coding sequence ATGATCACCGCCCGACAATCGCGGGCCGCACGCGCGTTGCTGGGTTGGACACAGGAGACGCTCGCTGACCGGGCCCGGGTATCTTTGACCGCGCTGAAGCGCCTCGAATCCGAAAGCGGCCTCGAGGTGTATGAGAGCACGCGCGATGAAGTCCGGCGTGCCTTCGAGGGTGGCGGGATCGTCTTCCTGAACTCCGACCAGGGTGTGGGAGTGATGCTTGTCAGTAGGAAGAGAGACGACTGA
- a CDS encoding replication initiator protein A, translating into MSARRHSSEREQLDLFRALPGDLAPRDAQDLMAYPFFSLAKSKRLAPIDFKAGSVVIRVEAVPEHGMATIWDADVLIWAASQIVEARDHGLRPSRLMATTPYEILQFIGRGVSLRDYDRLKAALDRLQSTTVATSIRQPTERRMHRFSWINEWKERADGRGRPLGLELIVPDWFYAAVLDDALVLTIDRGYFGLTGGLERWLYRLVRKHGGKQEFGWSFDFPHLHAKSGSLSPLKHFAYDLRDIVRRQPLPGYRLTVEQCLGGPEILSFKPIDLNALGIPRQRRRSTKRPWG; encoded by the coding sequence ATGTCGGCGCGCCGCCACAGCAGCGAACGCGAGCAGCTCGATCTCTTCCGGGCACTGCCCGGTGATCTCGCGCCCCGCGACGCTCAAGACCTGATGGCGTACCCGTTCTTCTCGCTCGCCAAATCGAAGCGTCTGGCGCCGATCGACTTCAAGGCCGGCTCCGTCGTCATCCGCGTAGAAGCCGTCCCCGAGCACGGGATGGCCACCATCTGGGATGCCGACGTGCTGATCTGGGCGGCCTCCCAGATCGTCGAGGCGCGTGATCACGGGCTGCGCCCGTCGCGCTTGATGGCGACGACGCCCTACGAGATCCTGCAGTTCATCGGCCGCGGCGTCAGCTTGCGCGATTACGACCGACTCAAGGCCGCGCTCGACCGTCTCCAGTCGACCACGGTGGCGACCTCGATCCGTCAGCCGACCGAACGACGGATGCATCGCTTTTCATGGATCAATGAGTGGAAGGAGCGCGCCGACGGCCGAGGCCGGCCGCTCGGCCTCGAACTGATTGTGCCCGACTGGTTTTACGCCGCCGTTCTCGACGATGCGCTCGTCCTGACCATCGACCGCGGCTATTTCGGCCTGACGGGCGGTCTTGAGCGCTGGCTCTATCGCCTCGTGCGCAAGCACGGCGGCAAGCAGGAGTTCGGCTGGAGCTTCGACTTCCCGCATCTCCACGCCAAGTCCGGCTCGCTCTCGCCGCTCAAGCATTTCGCCTACGACTTGCGCGACATCGTCCGCCGCCAGCCACTGCCGGGCTACCGCCTGACTGTCGAGCAGTGCCTCGGCGGTCCCGAAATCCTCTCCTTCAAACCCATCGATCTGAACGCGCTCGGCATCCCCCGCCAGCGCCGCCGCTCGACCAAGCGCCCCTGGGGATAA
- the parA gene encoding ParA family partition ATPase codes for MIVALLNQKGGVGKTTIALHLAGEWAKRGQRVTVIDADPQGSALDWSEQRARESLPRLFGVVGLARDTLHREAPEIARDVDHVIIDGPPRVAGLMRSALLAADLVLIPVQPSPFDGWASAEMLSLLGEARIYRPQLVARFILNRCAARTVIARETAETLAEHDPPLLSARIGQRVAFADTAQTGRLVGELDQDSAAAREIAALVNEIGRIAQ; via the coding sequence ATGATAGTCGCCCTGCTCAACCAGAAGGGCGGCGTCGGCAAGACGACGATCGCGCTCCACCTTGCCGGCGAATGGGCAAAGCGCGGTCAGCGCGTCACCGTCATCGATGCGGACCCGCAGGGCTCGGCGCTCGACTGGTCCGAGCAGAGGGCGCGGGAAAGCCTGCCTCGGCTTTTCGGTGTCGTCGGCCTGGCGCGGGACACCCTGCACCGCGAGGCGCCGGAGATCGCCCGCGACGTCGACCACGTCATCATCGACGGGCCGCCACGCGTCGCGGGGCTGATGCGCTCGGCGCTGCTCGCCGCTGACCTCGTGCTGATACCGGTGCAGCCGTCCCCCTTCGACGGCTGGGCGTCGGCCGAGATGCTGTCGCTGCTCGGGGAAGCCCGCATCTACCGGCCGCAGCTCGTCGCGCGCTTCATCCTCAATCGCTGCGCCGCGCGCACCGTCATCGCCCGCGAGACCGCCGAGACGCTCGCCGAACATGACCCGCCGCTGCTCTCCGCCAGGATCGGCCAGCGCGTCGCCTTCGCCGATACCGCGCAGACCGGCAGGCTTGTCGGCGAACTCGATCAGGACAGTGCCGCCGCTCGCGAGATCGCCGCGCTGGTGAACGAAATCGGGAGGATCGCGCAATGA
- a CDS encoding DNA -binding domain-containing protein has protein sequence MTKEDFLDQPPDGAALTAYDRAHLKLYLRLLDADADGADWKEVVEVLFGICAKTDPERAARVHAAHLSRAKWMTQSGYSELLGPRLH, from the coding sequence GTGACCAAAGAAGACTTTCTGGATCAGCCGCCTGATGGCGCGGCGCTCACCGCCTACGACCGGGCGCATCTGAAGCTTTACCTGCGGCTCCTGGACGCTGACGCCGACGGAGCAGACTGGAAAGAAGTCGTAGAAGTGCTCTTCGGCATATGTGCCAAAACCGATCCAGAGCGGGCCGCCCGCGTCCACGCCGCTCATCTCTCCCGCGCAAAATGGATGACTCAAAGCGGCTACAGCGAGCTACTTGGCCCCCGCCTCCACTGA
- a CDS encoding helix-turn-helix transcriptional regulator — MAEKVANLPPRYLRTQEAARFLGLSERTLEKHRTYGTGPTYRKLGGRVVYSVDDLQTWADRGLVTSTSDPRGGTVLPAKRQAVSPAAAGRFPR, encoded by the coding sequence ATGGCCGAAAAAGTCGCCAATCTACCGCCACGATACCTGAGAACGCAGGAAGCTGCTCGCTTCCTTGGCCTCTCGGAACGCACTCTCGAAAAGCATCGCACCTACGGCACGGGTCCGACCTATCGGAAGCTTGGCGGCCGCGTCGTCTATTCGGTCGACGACCTCCAGACATGGGCGGATCGCGGTCTCGTCACTTCGACGTCCGATCCGCGCGGCGGGACCGTCCTTCCGGCAAAGCGCCAGGCGGTTTCCCCTGCCGCCGCCGGCCGCTTCCCGCGTTGA
- a CDS encoding DUF2285 domain-containing protein, whose translation MTGLAQPIFWTPQADPAAIILQGGPAVSGQPHFTVDGLRAHAVRHHGAALLRLSLNGEPFDVSLSDLTEDAPLAAVIPLDEMTPDRLTALGRFWSAATARAVPPDPRITPQRLQRARQMLRAVDARHAGAIYRIIAEHLFPQHQIDTASWVGHPIRETTIRLARDGMKLVRGGYRALLRRPRRDR comes from the coding sequence ATCACGGGGCTCGCTCAGCCGATCTTCTGGACCCCCCAAGCCGATCCGGCGGCGATCATTCTCCAAGGCGGTCCCGCAGTATCCGGCCAACCTCATTTCACCGTTGATGGTCTCCGCGCTCACGCCGTCCGACATCACGGCGCAGCGCTCCTCCGACTAAGCCTCAACGGCGAACCCTTCGATGTCAGTCTTTCCGATCTGACGGAAGACGCCCCGCTTGCTGCGGTAATCCCGCTCGATGAGATGACACCCGATCGCCTCACGGCATTGGGCCGGTTCTGGTCGGCCGCCACAGCCCGAGCGGTGCCTCCTGATCCCCGCATCACTCCTCAGCGGCTGCAGCGGGCGCGGCAGATGCTGCGTGCTGTCGACGCACGGCACGCAGGTGCAATCTATCGCATCATCGCCGAACACCTCTTCCCGCAGCACCAAATCGACACCGCCTCCTGGGTCGGACATCCCATCCGGGAAACCACCATCCGGCTTGCCCGCGACGGCATGAAGCTGGTGCGCGGTGGATACCGGGCGCTGCTGCGCCGTCCCCGACGCGACCGCTAA
- a CDS encoding DUF736 domain-containing protein, with protein MAQIGTFTRDENGTYAGTIRTLTLNVKATIKPCDHDSDKAPDHRVTANGVEFGAGWSKTAKETGAEYLSLKLDDPSFTAPVYASLVQGDKGEHKLIWSR; from the coding sequence ATGGCTCAGATCGGCACCTTCACCCGCGACGAAAACGGCACCTACGCCGGAACGATCAGAACCCTCACCCTCAACGTAAAGGCCACCATCAAGCCCTGCGACCACGACAGCGACAAGGCACCCGACCACCGGGTCACCGCAAACGGCGTCGAGTTCGGAGCCGGCTGGAGCAAGACCGCCAAGGAAACAGGCGCCGAGTACCTCTCGCTCAAGCTCGACGATCCCTCCTTCACCGCGCCGGTCTACGCCTCCCTGGTGCAGGGCGACAAGGGCGAGCACAAGCTCATCTGGTCGCGATGA